A genomic region of Ammospiza nelsoni isolate bAmmNel1 chromosome 3, bAmmNel1.pri, whole genome shotgun sequence contains the following coding sequences:
- the LOC132070708 gene encoding serine protease 55-like: MLLLTLSCLASLTSSVQAGCGLRPSYESLQSTGKRIGTGTDVIPGEFPWHISIQSHGKHICGGTIISALWILTAAHCFADEPPPDLMVAVGGVNLSLPLEECNPDSLILHEEFNRTSLQNDIALILLSNPIEFSTEKIPVCLPFVYDRDKWQHCWASGWENTSAGEALGEMLLLMEDGPVLQKTKVKLISREECLKHIPHLVGGVMCAETEQGEGEKGGGGGRGCQVDSGGPVVCSYWDTMKWFQVGIISGGNPNHRILTPVFSYQEWIEKETAIRGKPFFTEGVDSGTHVRVVRSRAGTQVVFLGYFLLLFIFLIAIKLP; encoded by the exons atgctgctcctcaccctctCCTGTTTAGCTTCACTGACCAGCAGTGTCCAGGCAG GCTGTGGCCTCCGACCATCCTACGAGTCCTTACAGAGCACTGGCAAGAGGattgggacagggacagacgTCATCCCTGGGGAATTCCCGTGGCACATCAGCATCCAGAGCCATGGGAAGCACATCTGTGGAGGCACCATCATCAGTGCCCTGTGGATTCTAACTGCAGCACACTGCTTTGCAGATGAGCC gccACCAGACCTGATGGTGGCAGTGGGGGGAGTGAACCTCAGCCTCCCTCTGGAAGAGTGCAACCCAGACAGCCTCATCCTGCACGAGGAGTTCAACAGGACCAGCCTGCAGAACGACATTGCCCTGATCCTGCTCAGCAACCCCATCGAGTTCAGCACGGAGAAGATTCCTGTCTGCCTGCCCTTTGTGTATGACAGGGACAagtggcagcactgctgggcttcTGGCTGGGAGAACACCAGTGCAGGTGAGGCGCTGGGCGAGATGCTTTTGCTGATGGAAGATGGG cctgtgctgcagaaaacaaaggTGAAGCTGATCAGCAGGGAGGAATGCCTGAAGCACATCCCACACCTCGTGGGGGGCGTGATGTGTGCTGAGACAGagcaaggagaaggagaaaaaggaggaggaggaggaagaggctgCCAG GTGGACAGCGGAGGACCTGTGGTCTGCAGCTACTGGGATACCATGAAGTGGTTCCAGGTTGGCATCATCAGTGGAGGAAACCCAAACCACAGGATTTTGACACCTGTTTTCAGCTACCAGGAGTGGATTGAGAAGGAAACAGCCATAAGGGGAAAACCATTCTTCACTGAGGGTGTGGACAGTGGAACACATGTCAGGGTTGTTCGTTCCAGGGCTGGAACACAGGTGGTATTTCTGGggtattttctccttttattcaTCTTTTTAATAGCAATTAAATTACCCTGA